Proteins encoded by one window of Silvibacterium dinghuense:
- a CDS encoding NUDIX hydrolase has protein sequence MSREYPQAPMVGVGAVVLDGERVLLIRRGKEPMKGQWSLPGGALEVGETLAQGAQRETREETGLEVEPLAMVEVLDRISRDDAGRVQYHYVLVDFLCQVTGGKLKPGSDASEVRWARRNELEGVAEFTVAVIEKGFRLRETLAGK, from the coding sequence TTGAGCAGGGAGTATCCGCAGGCGCCGATGGTAGGCGTCGGTGCGGTGGTGCTGGATGGCGAACGGGTGCTGCTGATCCGGCGTGGCAAGGAGCCGATGAAGGGGCAGTGGTCGCTACCGGGCGGCGCTCTCGAAGTCGGTGAGACGCTAGCCCAGGGCGCTCAGCGCGAGACCCGGGAAGAGACCGGCCTCGAAGTTGAACCGCTGGCTATGGTTGAGGTGCTGGACCGTATCTCGCGCGATGACGCAGGACGGGTGCAATACCACTACGTGCTGGTCGACTTCCTGTGCCAGGTGACGGGCGGTAAGCTCAAGCCGGGCAGCGACGCATCGGAGGTGCGATGGGCGCGGCGCAATGAGCTGGAAGGAGTGGCGGAATTCACGGTCGCGGTAATCGAGAAGGGTTTTCGATTGCGAGAGACACTCGCCGGGAAATAA